AGAAACGCGCCATCCTTTGACAGCGGGACAGGAAAATCATTGCAAGTTAAGGACATTTCGGGCAAAAAACCGTCAATATGTCCCAGAACAAAAGTCGAGTCGAGTTCCTGCGAATAGAAAAAGCTGTCTTGACCCGCTTCCAAACGTGGATAGACCAGTTGAATCTGGGCACCCCACACCGTGCCGAAGACAAATAGCAACGCAACAAGTCTCGTCACGACCACTCGCCTTGTGCCAGAAGCCTGACTCCATCAAGCACCAACCGCGGCTCGACATGAGAAATCGTCGTGCTCCGCCCTTCCAACAATGCAGCAAAACCGCCCGTTGCCACAACTGTCGCAGGTCCGGTCTCTTGGTAAATTCGTTCAATCAAACCATCGATCATCGCGAGCGAGCCAAACAAGATACCACTTTGAATGGCATGAATGGTGTTTTCACCGACGATTTTCGCGGGAAACTCGAGTTCTACTTTGGGCAAAAGTGCGGCATTTTGATTCAGGCTCTCTGATGCCGTGGCAACTCCCGGAGCGATGATGCCGCCGCGATAGACTCTCTCCTTGTCTACAACATCTATGACGGTCGCAGTTCCGAGGTCGACAACAATTATGGGAGTTCCATATTTATGGACAGCGGCGGCAACTCCGCATAGTCTGTCCGGACCGACAGCCGCAGGGGGATCGTAGGCAATGTGAATACTTTTCAGATGATTCACATCTATGACAACCGGCGAAAAACCGACTTCCTGCGACGCTTTCTCAAGACTCTTGGTCAACGCAGGAACCACTGAAGAGATTGCGACATGTTCTATCTTCTTATTGCGGTAATCCGCACGGCGCAAAGTCGCATCGAGCAGAATCATCCACTCGTCATCGGTGCGGCGGGCCTTAGAAGAAAGATGCCACTCGTGCTGCCATGCACCGTTTTCCCACCAGCCAACGGTTATGCGCGTATTACCAATATCTATGGCAACCAGAGCACTCATGCCGGCAAGATGT
This region of Calditrichota bacterium genomic DNA includes:
- a CDS encoding type III pantothenate kinase, translating into MSALVAIDIGNTRITVGWWENGAWQHEWHLSSKARRTDDEWMILLDATLRRADYRNKKIEHVAISSVVPALTKSLEKASQEVGFSPVVIDVNHLKSIHIAYDPPAAVGPDRLCGVAAAVHKYGTPIIVVDLGTATVIDVVDKERVYRGGIIAPGVATASESLNQNAALLPKVELEFPAKIVGENTIHAIQSGILFGSLAMIDGLIERIYQETGPATVVATGGFAALLEGRSTTISHVEPRLVLDGVRLLAQGEWS